A region of Haloplanus sp. XH21 DNA encodes the following proteins:
- a CDS encoding putative quinol monooxygenase, translated as MLVVHATFPIDPDKREEALDHIRTLAEQSRAEAGTIDYRVGEDVEDPNVFRFLERYEDEEAFAAHTETDHFASFEAALPDLLDGEPEVLRFDVSSSTELDL; from the coding sequence ATGCTCGTCGTACACGCTACCTTCCCCATCGATCCCGACAAGCGCGAGGAGGCACTCGACCACATCAGAACGCTCGCGGAACAGTCCCGCGCGGAGGCGGGCACCATCGACTACCGCGTCGGCGAAGACGTTGAGGATCCCAACGTGTTCCGCTTCCTGGAGCGATACGAGGACGAGGAGGCCTTCGCCGCCCACACCGAGACGGATCACTTCGCGTCGTTCGAGGCAGCCCTCCCGGACCTCCTCGACGGCGAACCCGAAGTGCTACGGTTCGACGTGTCGTCGTCGACCGAACTCGACCTGTAG